AGCATTTATCCAGAAGATTATAAGATAAATATGCATCAGCTGGTAAGGAGGTGGATAGCAGAAGGGTTCATCAAGGACAAAAGTGGGAGAAATTTAATGGTGGAAGGGAAATGCTATTTTAATGAACTTATAAACAGAAGTATGATCCAGCCAGTAGATATTGGGATTGATGGTCAACCAAAGGCTTGCCGTGTGCATGATATGATTCTTGATCTCATCGTATCCAAGGCAGTAGATGAAAATTTTTCGACTTCCATTGGTGATGAAACACATAGATTGGCATCCCAAGCTAAGATTCGCCGACTCTCTGTTGACTACTCTGGGCAAGAAGTTTCTGTATCATGGCCATCCCTGATGTTAGCTCATGTTCGATCCCTTAGCATATTTGGATACTCTGAACAAATGCCTCCTATTTCAGAATTCAAAGCTTTAAGAGTGTTGGATCTAGAGAGCAGTGTGAAATTGCAAAACTCTGATCTTAACAACGTGGTGGATCTATTTCAGTTGAGGTACTTACGGATTGCAGCCAGTAGAATCACACATCTTCCAGAACAAATTGGGGAGCTTCAGTTTCTCGAAACATTGGACCTGCGTCGTACATGGATAAGAAAATTGCCAGCAAGCATTGTTAAATTGCGACGGTTGAGCTGTTTTTCTGCTAATGGTGCACGGTTACCTGACGGAGTCGGAAAAATGCAATCTCTACAGGAACTGTCAGGTATAACCGTGTACGACGAATGCTCAACAAATTCTTTGCTGGAGCTGGGCAATTTGAACAGCCTGAGAACTCTCAAGCTAACTTGGTACATTCGCGAATCGCGCAAGGATAGAACACATTATACTGATAGCTTGGCTTCATCACTTGGCAAACTTGTCAGTTCCAGCCTTGAATCATTGAGCATTATCAATGGACCCTTTTCTGGTTACATCCCCTTTGATTCTTGGTCTTGGTCATCATCTCCTCATCTCCTGCAGGAATTATACATTCCGAAATGCTGTTTCCAAAGGATCCCAGATTGGATGGCTTCAATGAATAATCTCTACAGGCTATGCGTCAGGTCTAAGCAAGTGACAAAGCAAATCCTCCAGATCCTTGGAGACTTGCCTGCATTGCTAGACCTGGAGCTGCGTTCGGAATCAGATGATCCCAAGAAAATTCTCATTATTAGCAAATACATATTCCGATGCCTGAAGATCTTCCGTCTGTATGGATCGTTCGTCGGCCTGATCTTCGAGGATGGATCCATGCAGAAGGTCAGAGAAATCTCGGTTGTTGTTAGAGCACACAAGGCAAAATCTGCATTCGCTGATCATCCTGATCTTGGCATTCGCAACCTCACCTCTCTTATGGATCTCAATGTGTGGATTAATTGCGAGGGAGCTAGGGTTCAAGAGGTGACGGTGTTGGAAGCTGCCATTGCAGATGCAACCGCTCTACTTCCCAACCATCCCACACCACATTTCTTCagagaaaatgaagaaaatatgGTGAAAGATGATCTTCCCAACCATCCGGCACCACATTTCTTCAGAGAAAATGAAGAGAAGATGGTGAAAGATGAAGCACACATGCAGGAGAAAATGTTGGAGTAGGACCTGAAGATTCAAGGATTCATTTCTACAGATAAACATACAGGTTAAGATAAGTTTTTTGTTGGATAATATCATATCAGTAAATTTGTTGGAAACCAAAGTCATAAACTTGAAATCCAAGTTACGAacataatctttatttttttagttgtaaTCTTTGAGACATAATCTCCATAACCACCAAAAAAATATCCCCAAAATTAACCTTAAAAATTTCTACAATTTGCTGCCTGCAACATCATATCATCATTGGCTGATCGATCTGTTTTCCAAACTCAAGTCTCATGTCGTGTGCTTCGCTGctctccgccgccatccgccgcggcgtcgccggcggccgtgccgccgcgtcgccgccgtccgcctccgCCATCGTGTCGCGGCCGGCGACCGGGTCCCACATCCTCAGGATCGACGGGTACACCAACACGAAGAGCATCCTCGCCACCGGCGAGTCCGCCACGTCGAGGAGATTCGCCGTCGGCGGCCACAGCTTCGTCATGCGATACTACCCCAACGGCCTCGACGACGGCTGCGCCGACTCCATCTCCCTcttcgtcgacgtcgccggagGCGGCAACGGCAGCGGCGTCGCCGGCCATGCCCGGTTCAGCGTGCTCGACCacgccggctcgccggcgcaCCGCACCGACGACGCCTCGTCGGAGGTGGTGGATTTCAGGACGCACTTCTCCGGCCAGAGGAGCCTCATCACGAGGGAGGAGCTCGAGAGGTCGCCGGACATCCTCAGGGACGACTGCTTCGCCGTCCGCTGCGACCTCACCGTCATGGACGAACACTTGCTCACCGTCGATCTGGATCACGAGGctgttctcgccgccgccgtcgtgccgccGTCCGACCTGCACCGgcacctcgccgagctcctcTGGAGCAAGGAAGGCGCCGACGTCGTCATCGAGGTAGGCGACACGACGTTCCACGCGCACCGGTGGGTGCTCGCGGCGAGGTCGCCCGTGCTCAAGGCGGAGCTCTCCgccttgccgtcgtcgccggcgacgctgccgctcgccgccgccatggacgccgaCGCATTCAGGGCGCTGCTTCACTTCATCTACACCGACACGCTGCCCGACGACGCCgacaccgacgacgacgccatggcgcggcggctgctcgcggcggcggacgcgtaCGGGATGGAGAGGCTGAGGCTGATCTGCGAGGACAAGctgcgccgccgcatcgccatGGGCAACGTCGCCGTGACACTGGCGCTGGCGGAGCAGCACCATTGCCGCGCGCTCAAGGAGGCTTGCGTCGAGTTCTTGTCTTCTCCGGGAAATCTCAAGGCGGCCATGGCTACCGATGGCTTCGAGCATCTGAAGGCAACATGTCCTTCCGTTTTGACTGAACTCGTCATGAAACAATTAGTTtagctaaaattttaattagtGGGTATTAAGTCAAAGTGTCAAACTAGTTTCTGCAAAATTGGTCAATAGTATTAGTGTCAAAAGTAATCTCACCGAGTCATTGTGTTTATTATCGAAAATGCATGGCCCAATTTTCTTTCTCATCTGTAATCTCTGTCTATCCAAATTAAATTCTTTCCCAGGTCGTCGAAAGTTTTCTAATCGATATTTTTGTTTGCTCGAGTTTAGTCAAGTATCAAATGCATAAGTAGTACTAGATAGTTAGAAAGTAGAAACACAGTTTCTATAGTTAGACTTGGAGTTGGACTCAACTCCACCGAGTGAATTTCACCTAATCTGAACCGTTTGTCTTTTTCTAGGGTCCCTAACCCAGGGTTCTTCTtccttagtactccctccttccctaaatatttgacgccgttaacttttttaaacatgtttgaccattcgtcttattcaaaaacttttgtgagatgtgtaaaactatatgtatacataaaagtatatttaacaataaatcaaatgataagaaaagaattaataattacttaaattttttaaataagacgaacggtcaaatatttttaaaaaaatcaacggcggcgtcaaacatttatggatggagggagtactccgtaGTTATTGGCGGAGCCGGAGCTAGAGCGTGATGGAGGAGGTgccacttgtttaatttactctgCTTTATATTAAGTTTAAACTAATGTGGGTGTCTAAATTTGTATTGAGAGGTACATACATAGTGAAAATAGGTCAGGTATAACTACAAATTTTTAGCCCACCGTAGTACCTTACTCGCTTGTTACACTGTCCCGATTTGTTAACAAGAACCACGCGTCGAGCTCGAGTACACATTACGCCGTCGATCAGCAATTCGGGCCAATTACAAAACGGAGAAGACACTGTCCTTGGATAACCTTGCTGGATGGAGGATAGGAAGGGAGGAAAGAAATGACAAGGTGTACACGGCGACCGGCGAAGTTACTGGTGCCGGTCATTACTGTGATCTAAACTGATTATAATAAGGGTTGTTAATTAGAAAAAGGTGGTCTCAACCATACAAGTAAAAGAATGGCTCAGATTAGGTGAAATCCACCTAGTGGATTTGTCTCCAACTCCAAGGGACCGGATCACCTTTAATATTACTCCGTATTATAtatcgtcaatataagtgatctCAACCATTGATTAATGAGTTTTACTATTGTTAATAGAAGCTATGTACTACCTCCGAccctaaatataagagattttggtggGATGTCTAGgatcggagggagtattaaataagaaaataacTCGATCAAAGATCAAACTGTACTAAGGCGGCAATCAATACCAAATTAACCAAATAATCACTTAATGCCAAATTAACCAAATAATCACTTATTAAATAAGGAAATAACTTTGATTAGAGGATCAAACTGTACTAACACGGCAATCAATGTAGCAAGGTGGCTCAATTGAGATCAATATTAGACTTGGAAAAGGTGCAcaactgcatatatatatacacggaCATTCAGTTCAACTTATGCAAGTACTGGTATAGATGAACCATGCTTCAATTCAAAAGGATTAATTTTCAGAGattccgatcgatcgatcgagagataGAGCAAATGTAGGTTTGGGAAGCATTGAGAACATGTGCTGCAGTTAAGATTCTTTTCTACTAGCTAGCTGCCTTAGAGTCCCAAGTCGAATGTCTTTCAGTACTGCGTGATTCCAGTTTGAAATTACCTACTATTTGATAGACGCTTCATGCCTGCACTTGAATACATAATGGCAGGATGGATTAATAGAaaaagccagctcgagctgttTAAGATAGTTGCAGGAGCTATACTTGAACGTAATAACTAGTCTAATACTTTGAGAATGTAAAAAAGTGTAACTTCTGTTTTTATACGTTGCAACTTTTAGATTGGTTTGCATTTTATATTCTGCATTAAATTAACTAGTTAGAAATCCATCTACTCTAAGTCTAAATATTActatacttttttttgtcaaaagaaTATTTCTATATACTTGTTAAAAAGCGTAAAAATATCTCTAGCCTTTTCTCACAAATACACCTAATTAATAACTACGTAAGCGTACGGATAGGGAAACGATTTTGCAGACGAGAGCACTTATGACCCGTCTGAAATTTAAGGAGGGTCTCGTCCAGAAATATCAATTTTGTAGTGGTAGTGATTGCTGTGGTAATATAAATGAGTTTTTTTATCGTACAGCAGGCCAAAGCGGTACCAAATCGTCACCATTGAGTGGATAGGATCCAACGGCTGTCATCGCTGGGTACCGCAAGGTACCAACTCGTCCTTGTGGTGGCACTGTATTAGGATGTGGAGGTGGAAGGGTATTTCTGTATTTTCGCATGGCTGATTTGGTCTTTTCCACTTGGATCGTTTCGTccgacgccgcctctctctccatctccatctccgcaCTGGTGAATTTTTCCCCACGGCGACCGCCAGCATGGAGAAGAGAAGCGTGCAGCTGACGGCCCCGGATGACGGCGTCGAGAACGACAagctcggcgccgccgaggaggagctcgtctCCAAGGCGGAAGTGGCAGCGGCTGATGTCGAAGCGTCCATTGGAAAAGTCGGCGCCGCGTCCGCCGTTGAGAACACCTCCGGCGTCAAGGGTGCTGACGGCAAGGCCGTCAAGGCGAAGGGCTCACGgtgaacacacacacaaaactcaCGCCGCCGGcaagaacacacacacaaaactcCCGCGAACATAGGAATGAACTCCATCTTGTTTGGCGCTGCTAACTAGACAGCTTTTTCACGACTCTTGTATTGCTTAAATATGCGATTATAAGGAAAGGAAATTATAGCCTCCAATCAGGCTGAAACATGCATGATCACACAATGGATATGTAACTaaccaaataaaacaaacactAATCTAGCACACAAGGATTAATCTCAACAGTCGACGACGAGAagcgcggcggcgccaaggACCAGATGGCTTGAGAGCGTCGAGGAAAGCCGGACCCCTTCGCATATAGGTTGACGgggcctcctcttctccccgtCCCCCGGCCGCTACGCCGTCGACGAGCAGGGCAACAACGATGGCGACGACGCATCTCCACGGGATGAATCAGCGGAGTCGCACCGCACGATGCTGCGCTTCggggaagagagaaaggaaaacgCTCGAGGGGATTGGTTGTACACGCGGTGCAGGAGCGGTGCGTTTCCACAGGTTCCCATCATGCCCCATGCGAGCGAACGCCAGCGCCGCAAGGTACTATCTGATGGACCAAAGCAAACCTCAATATAAATAGGTATAATCCAttaagttagaaaaaaaagtggTCTAGATAGATTTACTACCGGTGAAAAGCATTATAAAACAACTCTCCTTACATTAATTTGCTTTAGCTAAATGGGAGAGGAAACCAAATTAAACTAATATAGCCACGTATAATTAAACTCGggaaataactttttttttgagaggaactcAGGAAATAACTTGATCAGAAGATCAACCTGTAGTGTGTACTGACACAGCAATTAATCAATGTGACAAGATGTTTTAATTCAGGTCAATATATATACGccatgtttagtttcaaaataattcttcaaatttccaacttttccatcacatcaaaacttttctacatacacaaacttctaacttttccgttacatcgtttcaatttcaaccaaatttttaattttgatgtgaattAAACATAGCCGACCGGAGACAAGGTGGGAAGGTGCTCGACTGCATATGTACACATACATACATTCCGTTCTATATGCCTCAATTCAGAAGGTTTAATTTTTAGATAGTCCGATCGAGAGACAGCATGAGCTAGGTAGACCGATCGAGGAAGTGTGCATCGTAAATCAATGAAGCTGCCGTGTGTCTCTATTACCATGCGCTGGCACTCGACAACAATATTGTTACCGtgtgtttatttgttttttcatgcTCCTGGTACACAGGAGCCTTTCgatctactcccttcgtccttaaaaaaaacctaatcctaGTGATTGGTTTTTAGGATTGGGTtcttttggaacggagggaataaaGCAGTGGAATGAACGATTATAAATGTAGAATTGGGAAGCATCGAGAACATGTGTGCTGCATTTAGGATTCTTTCCTAGCTGCCTGAAAGTAAATGTGAGCGGCGGGCGAGCAAGCAGGATTATTTTGCCCGGTTATTCTACTTCTAGCTCATTTTTTTCTCTAGCAAGCGGGAAAATCTTTTGAGCTCACTTGCTTATCCTACCTGGAAGGCCCAAGTTGCATGCCTTTCCTCAACACTGAGTGAATTTCCATTTTGAAATTACCTATTTGATAGATGCTTCACCTCTGCACACTTGAATATATCATGGCAGGATGGATAACTTGCTGATATGCATTCATAGAAAAAACCAGCTCGAGCTGTTAAGATAGTTGCAGAAGCTACAAGTGCTCCCCTTGTATCTATCTATGCATGATTCCTTTTTATCAATCATTTACCTAAACTTGAATGTGATAATAATTAACTAGCCTAAAACTTTCAGAATATAAAAAAGCgtaacttttgtttttatgcATTGCAACTTTTAGATTGGTTTGTATTTTATATTCTGCATTAAATTAACTTATAATTCGTAAATTTTAGTTAGAAATCCATCTACTCTACGCCTCAATATTACCATACTTTTTTTTGTGTCAAAAGAGTATTTCTATACTTTTTAAAAAGCATAAAAATATATCTAGCTTTTTGCTCATAAATacacctaattaattaactgcgTAAGAGCGTACGCATAGGTAGTTTACAACTTTAGATACGGTTTAGCcagttaattttcttttcttttgtactcGATCTCTGCTTCCAAATTTAAAGTCCTGTTGCCCTTCTCAAAATTTCTATGATCGATATTTTACTTTAGTTTTACAGGTCgacttcagaagttcagattgATATTTTTACCCTTTCCTTTTCtataaaagagagaaaaccAATGAACCAGCTACTTACAAGTACttcatccatcctaaaatacaaccctatcctaaaatataaaggaCGCCTACTCTTTTCATGTTTCATAATTTAAAACACGCATACATGCATGCTATTATTCAGTACCTCTTCCTTccctaaaatcattttttttaaatccatCGCCTTTAAAACCTCTAACCCTATTGGTGCATGCATTGTCCTTGCATTAGTGGTAGTTgtaaatatcttatattttaggattatTGAATTGACGAAATAACTTAATATGAGGATCAAACCGTACAACATGAATCAATGTGAGTAACTGCATCCAGGTAAATATATAGTGAGGTGGAGATAAGGTAGAGGGTGCGcaagtgcatatatatgcagacATATATTCAGTTCGATCTACTCATGCAATTATAGATGAAACACCATGCTTCAAATTCAGAAGGTTTAACTTTCATAGAGATTTTGAGACATGGCACGAGCTAGCTAGGTAGACTGAATGAATCCAGTTAATTAGCACATATGTAGCCATCTAGATGTAGGATTGGGAAGCATCGAGAAAATGAGCGGCTCATATAACTCCCGTATGGACACCTTATTTTTGTTGGGCACTGCACATGATAGGCCAAAGTCGCGTGGCATTCGTCGTTGATATATATGGTGTGTGTTTCCAGGTTGAAATAATGCAAGATTCAGAAGGTCGTCGATATATCGCAGGAGATTCTGTGGGATCCTTCTGTAAAATAGTTTGTGAAAACTctagttttttctctcttctcctaataTGAAATTGTCAGAGCTCCTGCCTTTAcccctaaaaaaaaataatgcaagATTGATCAGTGCTTCAGGCATGTTGTTTTGATTATCATGGCAGTTTGGAGATCTTGCTGATGAACTAATTACCAAAAAGCAGCTCGAGCTGTTTAATCAGATGTGAGATAAGAGTGCAGGTGATGTGTGCCATATAGTTTATCGTAAACGCCCCATATATACTCGCagtacaaaactacaaattcaCAATCAAGTGTGTGTATGCAGAAATTCAGTTCTTAGACACTCTGAGACCATGCTTCAAACTCAGAAGGTCTAAACTCTTCCTAGAGATTCCCATCTAGACATGGCACGagctatataattaattagactgAATATGAACCATTTGGCGAAATATGTAGGCTTGGGAAGCATCGATAGCATGCACAGCAGTTAAGACACTTTTCTGGTCACAGTGGCATACGATCATGCTTAGTGATCGATATCCCCATCTAATTAAGTCGCCTGTCTTCCCTCAACACCGCGTGATTCCAGTTCTTCGAATGATGGTTCACGGATGCACTGGATTATATATCCTGGTAGAACTAATGGAGAAATTGCTGATGAATTCATAGCAAAAGCAGATTGAGCTGCTTGCTTGGAATAGGGAGCAGATGAGCCATGTGCTGTTTGTATTAGTTCCTCCTAATTGAACTGTACTCTCGGTACAAATTAAGAATCAGATGCAAGAGATTGATAGGAACATTAAAGCAAATACTATATAGTTGCATGAGATTAAGCGCCCGTATTTATATCTGTGTTCCACGAGCAAAAAGGTAGCTAGTAAAAACTTTCTTTTGATGTATGTTTATTAAAAGAAACACATGGctcaattttctttttgtctgtTATCTGTGTCCAAGTTACATTCTTTAATTTAACTAGGAAGATGGCCTGCGCGATACGCGAGCATTTATATTGTTCGAAGATAAGATTTATAGTTTATTTAGAAATTATCTCATAAATAACAGACTAAGGATCGAACAATATCCTTTTAAAATAATTCAGGGGTTCTATTTTTCTAACTTATTGTTGAAGGAAAACACAATGGCCTAGGAGAGCGTCCAGTTTTAGCTCAGTTTTTATTCTTcgtttttttcagtttttattttttttccttatcccCTGGCATTGGCCCTCTGGTCAATTGCGGTGTGTATCTGAACTTTCTTTgacgtgcaattttttttgcgtGTTCGGAAAAAAGGACACCATACATGTCAGCATATGTAGATATTTTGTcatgcccggaatttctatccgaaattccaaacgcttacatgtgtgtgaaccctcgtccaggaatcagccgaggcacacaataacaaattgataatagagtacaattattactctaattaataagcgaataaaatgtcattacagaggtagatagttcctctcaatcaataaagatctaagtagcggaaaaataaaaaaaaacggcatagacgactccactccacaggcagcttgaccagggctacacctaatcttccacaccatcagcatcactgtagaactcctcctctgatgaatgattgcaaggtgagtatatgacatactcagcaagccacgtagcaaatatgcaagtgcacaggataacaaaggatggcatagtagggtttcatttgcataaacagcatttaataaacatttcagaatttaataaaacagttaagtaataattaaacaatattaatccaacgctatacaataTACcttgttgcataggcccaaccattctgaacaaccatcccggctgcacagttctatctccaaaccaggaattaaccattccaaaccaggagctaatcaaattattaccagttatagcatcttttattatgatgagaagtgtgagactaatcacgaaagacattgttagacccgcccataaccgcgggcatggctattcgaatagttttactctggccagaggtgtaccactgtacccacaagacatagccccacaacatgtcactaTGTGCCTCAACActaccacggtacctcggaaaggagctgtgacagtacccctcgcacaacacaatccaccacagcgcaccgttcctggatcataatcacccccttataaacaaggcatggactccccagcgacccccgtggcttatctccgccacttctcagtctggtgccctgcaatgaaccatgctatacaaaaggtaaagccgttgcccacgctggcttgtggttggcacggttaatgtttcacaaccgaaactcgtgaaccggtataataacccaaggtatcaaggaataaagtaatcaagaacaaaagggctataacaaacaataggttaattccacccaatgacattcgaaaataaatgcaatagttgaatagaaacaatagctttaaatgggatcaacatgttcaaagggttgtttgggatctgtgtgacttgccttgctggccttggaactcttcaaattcttctcctgcgaaaacggactctccggaaacgtcggaatctaaagagaaaagagcaaaaacaccaaaatagcacctaaacaagcatgaacagtacatgtggatatttttaacatgtagatctcaattttagaaaaatttagagacttgaaccaactaaatccgagctaagatgaattagttatgaatttttaaagattaaatcggattaaaacacttatatggattttaattgaattgtgacgcaataatgaattatttttgaaaaggaaaagaggatttattgcgtcggcggctagggtttgcggtggaccgggtgcacggcggcggttcacgagattggacggccgagatcgatccatccaaaacgaacggccgagatcgaccggtccacggccggaccacggcggacggcatcgatgacgtcggcgatgacgtcaccaccggcggcgaccgaaccgcgcgagctcgccggcgaaccacggcacgacagcgcgaacggaaagcctctacgggttgcgggcggcacggcgaactcaccggcgaccaaagcgacggcggacgatgaccggacgacgtcggcgatgaggaagaagcggcggcaaccttcggcttgacgacggcgacggagttccggcggtcgatagcgacggcggaggggcggacgaggacggcgacgcgacggcgaccacgacggcggccttctcgagcgacggcgacgaccggagcgacggcggcgcacggctggagcgacagcggcgacggcggcgctagactgcacggggctagggcgctacgggcggcgagggacgaaggcaagggtggcggcgggtagcggcgggcttgggggtgcttttatagcggctaggaggcggcgacggaggcccacggcgaccggcggcgggacggaaagtctagggttcggaggagagagaccgatccgattcgacctcgaatccacgaatttccaaacgattttagccgatgattccaaaagagaaaagatagaggagatcgagaagatcatttcccctctatcgatttcatcggaaacggaaaggatcggccggattggaatggcggcggcggcgcggcgcggcgcgaggaagacgaagactgacaggtgggccccacctgtcagcgggcggacgcgcgagcgggcggtggctcggctgcggactgggccgacttgggccgaggaggagagagagagggttttgggccgactttcggcccaaagccaaaagagacttttaaaaacctttttcaatttaaattattcatgaaatggaattccatttattaaaaatacttccttagctcaaataaatcccagaaaaatctaggaattatagaatcaagcaaagtatttaatgaaattttatctggccctattttatattggaatttatt
The nucleotide sequence above comes from Oryza glaberrima chromosome 11, OglaRS2, whole genome shotgun sequence. Encoded proteins:
- the LOC127754540 gene encoding BTB/POZ and MATH domain-containing protein 1-like isoform X2 translates to MSCASLLSAAIRRGVAGGRAAASPPSASAIVSRPATGSHILRIDGYTNTKSILATGESATSRRFAVGGHSFVMRYYPNGLDDGCADSISLFVDVAGGGNGSGVAGHARFSVLDHAGSPAHRTDDASSEVVDFRTHFSGQRSLITREELERSPDILRDDCFAVRCDLTVMDEHLLTVDLDHEAVLAAAVVPPSDLHRHLAELLWSKEGADVVIEVGDTTFHAHRWVLAARSPVLKAELSALPSSPATLPLAAAMDADAFRALLHFIYTDTLPDDADTDDDAMARRLLAAADAYGMERLRLICEDKLRRRIAMGNVAVTLALAEQHHCRALKEACVEFLSSPGNLKAAMATDGFEHLKATCPSVLTELVMKQLV
- the LOC127754540 gene encoding disease resistance protein RGA5-like isoform X1, with protein sequence MDGFMVSVATGAMNSLIDKLTTLLGQEFRLHKGVQRDIALLNGELSCMNALLEKLANMEVLDPQMMEWRNQVREMAYDIEDCIDRYIYQLHYEPQRPTGIVGFFHDYVHKVKELLARREVAQEIKVLKDDIVEASHRRKRYKIDPELYSETTNVVPIDPRLPALYVEASNLVGIDIPRDQLINLVDDGDQSFKVISIVGVGGLGKTTLANEVYKKTGGRFDCQAFVSVSQKPDVKKILRSIICQTMEPYHASTNPDKAVISQIKKQDYSSTEAGDVEWLINILRVFLKDKRYLIVIDDIWSTQEWMTIKFALFENTCGSRILVTTRISTVAKSCCSPDRGTVYELRPLSEADSMCLFFRRIFGSEDLCPVNLKDVSTEIIKKCGGLPLAIITMASLLADKSDRRDEWVCIRNSIGSGLEKKYDLEVMRSILSLSYSDLPLHLKTCLLYLSIYPEDYKINMHQLVRRWIAEGFIKDKSGRNLMVEGKCYFNELINRSMIQPVDIGIDGQPKACRVHDMILDLIVSKAVDENFSTSIGDETHRLASQAKIRRLSVDYSGQEVSVSWPSLMLAHVRSLSIFGYSEQMPPISEFKALRVLDLESSVKLQNSDLNNVVDLFQLRYLRIAASRITHLPEQIGELQFLETLDLRRTWIRKLPASIVKLRRLSCFSANGARLPDGVGKMQSLQELSGITVYDECSTNSLLELGNLNSLRTLKLTWYIRESRKDRTHYTDSLASSLGKLVSSSLESLSIINGPFSGYIPFDSWSWSSSPHLLQELYIPKCCFQRIPDWMASMNNLYRLCVRSKQVTKQILQILGDLPALLDLELRSESDDPKKILIISKYIFRCLKIFRLYGSFVGLIFEDGSMQKVREISVVVRAHKAKSAFADHPDLGIRNLTSLMDLNVWINCEGARVQEVTVLEAAIADATALLPNHPTPHFFRENEENMVKDDLPNHPAPHFFRENEEKMVKDEAHMQEKMLE